One genomic region from Natrarchaeobius halalkaliphilus encodes:
- a CDS encoding NUDIX hydrolase, with protein MTESTEWTLLEEVTEYETGWYDGGYDLLEQPDGTEKRYYWASLPPAVVVVARVDGDLVPSVDGAVKDSGDPVDGDRLLFVEQYRPPIRETHLELPAGIVEDGESYTTAAARELEEETGFRPSSTALLQEYAVATGVLRHDRGVVYAEDLGPGQRQLDSNEFLDVTTVPVAEALERARALPANDSTLSALLLAKEDGLLDV; from the coding sequence ATGACCGAGTCGACGGAGTGGACCCTCCTCGAGGAAGTGACCGAGTACGAGACGGGCTGGTACGACGGCGGCTACGACCTGCTGGAACAGCCCGACGGAACGGAGAAACGCTACTACTGGGCGTCGTTACCGCCCGCGGTCGTCGTCGTTGCCCGCGTCGATGGTGATCTCGTTCCGTCGGTCGACGGTGCTGTGAAAGACAGCGGCGACCCGGTGGACGGCGACCGTCTCCTGTTCGTCGAGCAGTATCGTCCGCCGATCCGGGAAACTCACCTCGAACTCCCCGCTGGCATCGTCGAGGACGGCGAGTCCTACACGACGGCTGCGGCGCGCGAACTCGAGGAAGAAACCGGCTTTCGTCCCTCGAGCACCGCGCTGTTACAGGAGTATGCCGTCGCAACCGGCGTGCTTCGTCACGACCGGGGAGTCGTCTACGCCGAGGATCTCGGACCCGGTCAGCGGCAACTTGATTCGAACGAGTTCCTCGACGTGACCACTGTTCCGGTCGCGGAGGCGCTCGAGCGCGCTCGAGCGCTGCCGGCGAACGACTCGACGCTCTCGGCACTGTTACTCGCAAAAGAGGACGGGCTGCTGGACGTGTAG
- a CDS encoding DUF5809 family protein — translation MHTVGTFDFESPEDARAAYESIGPAAQTVVREVARTMEFDREEYDERVTSDVVETARDALFASLLEVTVGSRAEYESWLESTDHDITEVGNENVDNVVWHAGPDERGVAATFQDEEDAAVATLRRQAFGRLYRDVL, via the coding sequence ATGCATACGGTGGGAACGTTCGATTTCGAGTCGCCCGAAGACGCACGCGCCGCCTACGAATCGATCGGACCCGCGGCCCAGACGGTCGTTCGGGAGGTCGCGCGGACGATGGAGTTCGACCGAGAAGAGTACGACGAGCGAGTGACGAGCGACGTCGTCGAGACCGCTCGAGACGCGCTCTTTGCCAGCCTGCTCGAAGTGACGGTGGGAAGCCGCGCGGAGTACGAGTCCTGGCTCGAGTCCACCGATCACGATATCACCGAGGTCGGCAACGAGAACGTCGACAACGTCGTCTGGCACGCCGGGCCCGACGAACGGGGGGTCGCGGCAACGTTTCAGGACGAGGAAGACGCGGCGGTGGCGACGCTTCGCCGGCAAGCGTTCGGACGACTGTATCGGGACGTTCTGTAG
- a CDS encoding DUF5810 domain-containing protein, with amino-acid sequence MGYACPVCDAEQADAVHLANHLAVTASVGREDHLEWLDDHAPDWADRSPAELGAIVSAEAPEIETPSFDDSGHAHGATHEPGRPSGFEDGLAGQRRATERGDLTTEAAGVLEEARRLTRRMAASSGSDDGDHGESETGRSTDEPSEGDGNENA; translated from the coding sequence ATGGGATACGCCTGCCCGGTCTGTGACGCCGAACAGGCCGACGCTGTTCACCTCGCGAACCACCTCGCAGTCACCGCCTCGGTCGGTCGAGAGGATCACCTCGAGTGGCTCGACGACCACGCCCCGGACTGGGCTGATCGTAGCCCAGCGGAGCTCGGAGCGATCGTCAGCGCCGAGGCACCCGAAATCGAGACGCCGTCGTTCGACGACTCCGGCCACGCTCACGGAGCTACTCACGAGCCTGGTCGACCGTCCGGCTTCGAGGACGGGCTCGCCGGTCAGCGCCGCGCGACCGAACGCGGCGATCTGACGACGGAGGCCGCCGGTGTCCTCGAGGAGGCTCGACGGCTGACTCGACGGATGGCGGCTTCGAGTGGATCCGACGATGGCGATCACGGCGAGTCGGAGACGGGCCGATCGACGGACGAGCCCAGCGAGGGGGACGGAAACGAAAACGCGTAA
- the rimI gene encoding ribosomal protein S18-alanine N-acetyltransferase encodes MTTDASPDRKRDVSIRRAERVDLLAVVRIEDESFSQPWPYDAFDRFLGDPGFLVAEHGGEIAGYVVADVSHRFGRRLGHVKDIAVHPDRRGAGVGSTLLSRVTAVLAAQGADSIRLEVRRSNDDAKRLYRQFGFEPLRRVSGYYDDGEDAIVMVRKLE; translated from the coding sequence GTGACGACGGACGCGTCACCGGACCGCAAGCGCGACGTATCGATCCGACGCGCAGAGCGTGTCGATCTGCTGGCGGTCGTCCGTATCGAAGACGAGTCGTTCTCCCAGCCCTGGCCGTACGACGCGTTCGATCGGTTTCTGGGTGATCCCGGTTTTCTCGTCGCCGAACACGGCGGCGAGATCGCCGGCTACGTCGTCGCTGACGTGAGCCACCGGTTCGGCCGACGGCTCGGTCACGTCAAGGATATCGCCGTTCACCCGGACCGCCGAGGTGCTGGCGTCGGTTCCACGTTACTGTCTCGAGTGACCGCCGTGCTCGCAGCCCAGGGTGCCGATTCGATTCGACTTGAGGTCCGGCGTTCGAACGACGATGCCAAACGTCTCTATCGTCAGTTCGGCTTCGAACCGCTCCGGCGCGTCTCTGGCTACTACGACGACGGCGAGGACGCGATCGTCATGGTCCGAAAACTCGAGTAG
- a CDS encoding DUF7119 family protein — protein MTDNRSIPTDRESPVGAPVIRGDESVTGTRAREAVQFDPDDPESLEEAAETVRQFAGGAVDDDHLYMLRGAAACAALVRGEGSYKAAAERAGSDATVSFIRKWARVHDLPRSVRKQVALGAIAPTAAKHIARVAGEARLLLAWAAIDGGLTVREVRSVASSINDDVPIHRALAEFDVTLGQLEVTLSPPAYRDLRRQASIEGIEPGEIITDALEEYIETE, from the coding sequence ATGACGGACAATCGATCGATCCCGACGGATCGTGAATCCCCCGTCGGTGCGCCGGTTATCCGGGGCGACGAATCAGTCACCGGTACCCGCGCTCGCGAAGCGGTCCAGTTCGATCCCGACGACCCCGAAAGCCTCGAGGAGGCGGCGGAGACGGTCCGACAGTTCGCAGGAGGGGCGGTCGACGACGATCACCTCTACATGCTTCGGGGGGCGGCCGCGTGCGCCGCCCTCGTTCGTGGGGAGGGATCGTACAAAGCCGCAGCCGAGCGCGCGGGAAGTGATGCTACGGTATCGTTCATCCGAAAGTGGGCGCGCGTCCACGATCTGCCCCGCTCGGTGCGAAAGCAGGTGGCGCTCGGAGCGATCGCACCGACCGCTGCAAAGCACATCGCGCGCGTTGCGGGCGAGGCCCGGCTCTTGCTCGCCTGGGCCGCCATCGACGGCGGCCTCACCGTTCGGGAAGTCAGAAGCGTCGCGAGTTCGATTAACGACGACGTTCCGATCCATCGTGCCCTCGCTGAGTTCGACGTCACGCTAGGCCAACTCGAGGTCACGCTCTCTCCGCCGGCGTACCGCGATCTCCGGCGGCAGGCGTCGATCGAGGGTATCGAACCCGGTGAGATCATCACCGACGCACTCGAAGAGTACATCGAAACCGAGTGA
- a CDS encoding nucleotide sugar dehydrogenase, whose product MKEHERLYSESEHESELDRSIDHVRICVVGLGYVGLPLAYEFSEAGHEVSGYDVDSSKIARLESGVDPTGDVGDDAIDGSSIEFTSDAEAIASAEYVIVAVPTPVDDLEKPNLDLVESVGRTVGTHLEDGTAVVLESTVYPGATKEVFVPAIESTAEMTAGESFGVGYSPERMVPGDEKHDLRNVVKIVSALTDETLTEIASLYESVVDAGVHRAPTIETAEAAKCVENTQRDLNIALVNELAVACDHLDVDTRAVLEAAGTKWNFHEYRPGLVGGHCIPVDPFYLIYQSERNDFSPELMRTAREVNEYVPSHVAEMTVKALNEAGNVLRDSRVLVAGLTYKPNVADIRTSKIGGVIDSLQDYGVSVSGFDPRAETVVTEDEFNIDIQEELSAVGFDGILIGTVHDEFYGLSFGDLAFEMSDDPVLVDIDGVFESQAAEHGFVYRRL is encoded by the coding sequence ATGAAGGAACACGAACGACTGTATTCAGAATCCGAACACGAGTCCGAATTGGACCGCTCGATCGATCACGTCCGTATCTGCGTCGTCGGGCTAGGCTACGTCGGCCTCCCCCTCGCCTACGAATTTAGCGAGGCGGGACACGAGGTCAGCGGCTACGACGTCGATTCGAGCAAAATCGCTCGCCTCGAGTCGGGAGTCGATCCGACGGGCGACGTCGGTGACGATGCGATCGACGGAAGCTCGATCGAGTTCACGAGCGATGCCGAAGCGATCGCGAGCGCGGAGTACGTTATCGTCGCCGTTCCGACTCCAGTCGACGATCTCGAAAAACCGAACCTCGATCTCGTCGAGTCGGTCGGTCGGACCGTCGGCACCCATCTCGAGGACGGTACGGCTGTCGTACTCGAGTCGACGGTCTATCCCGGTGCGACCAAGGAGGTATTCGTTCCGGCGATCGAATCGACCGCCGAGATGACCGCTGGCGAATCGTTCGGCGTCGGATACTCGCCAGAGCGTATGGTCCCCGGCGACGAGAAACACGATCTGCGAAACGTCGTCAAGATCGTCAGTGCGCTGACCGACGAGACACTCACGGAAATCGCCTCGCTCTACGAGAGCGTCGTCGACGCGGGCGTCCATCGAGCCCCGACGATCGAAACCGCAGAGGCCGCAAAGTGCGTGGAGAACACTCAGCGCGATCTCAACATTGCGCTGGTCAACGAACTGGCTGTTGCCTGTGATCACCTCGATGTCGACACTCGAGCGGTGCTCGAAGCCGCCGGAACGAAGTGGAACTTCCACGAGTATCGCCCCGGTCTCGTGGGCGGCCACTGCATTCCAGTCGATCCGTTTTACCTGATCTACCAGAGCGAACGAAACGACTTCTCACCGGAACTGATGCGAACCGCTCGCGAGGTCAACGAGTACGTTCCGAGCCACGTCGCGGAGATGACGGTCAAGGCACTCAACGAAGCCGGAAACGTATTACGGGACAGTCGTGTGCTGGTCGCTGGGCTGACGTACAAACCAAACGTCGCGGACATCAGAACGTCCAAAATCGGTGGCGTGATCGATTCGCTACAGGACTACGGCGTCTCAGTTTCGGGATTCGATCCGCGTGCTGAAACGGTGGTCACGGAAGACGAGTTCAACATCGACATCCAGGAGGAACTCTCCGCTGTGGGGTTTGACGGAATTCTGATCGGGACCGTCCACGACGAGTTCTACGGGCTGAGCTTCGGTGACCTCGCTTTCGAGATGAGCGACGATCCCGTACTGGTCGACATCGACGGCGTATTCGAATCCCAGGCGGCCGAACACGGGTTCGTTTATCGGAGGCTCTAA
- a CDS encoding glycosyltransferase family 2 protein, which translates to MYRDHSIGVVVPAYNEAGFIGDVIREMPAYVDSVFVVDDCSSDTTWDDVLEAARVDSNQHDGQPPRDTQSSDVPLATDGSGSVLARRATVHDAVGRVTPIQHHENLGAGGAIKTGYLAALEDGLDVTATVDGDGQMDLSQLSRLLDPIVDDDADYSKGNRLLYPEYRGAMPTFRFVGNTILTFLTKIASGYWKTMDPQNGYTAISHQALATVGVENMYEYYGYCNDLLVKLNVNGMRVADVAMPAVYGDEESSITYTRYVPNVSAMLFRNFLWRLKAKYLVLDFHPLALFYLLGAGTIGVGALGFSWTLYAKYALNDPLFVRTASSLLLVSIGSMFITLAMVFDLKESEDDEMAVFE; encoded by the coding sequence ATGTACAGGGACCACTCGATCGGCGTCGTCGTTCCAGCGTACAACGAAGCGGGGTTCATCGGCGACGTCATTCGAGAGATGCCTGCGTACGTGGATTCGGTTTTCGTGGTCGACGATTGCTCTAGCGACACCACCTGGGACGACGTTCTCGAGGCGGCTCGGGTGGATTCCAACCAGCACGACGGCCAGCCACCACGGGACACCCAATCGAGCGACGTACCGCTTGCGACGGACGGGAGCGGATCGGTGCTCGCGCGGCGGGCAACGGTACACGATGCGGTCGGTCGCGTCACGCCGATTCAACACCACGAGAACCTCGGCGCTGGCGGGGCGATCAAAACGGGATATCTGGCGGCACTGGAGGACGGACTGGACGTCACGGCAACCGTCGATGGCGACGGCCAGATGGATCTTTCACAGCTGTCCCGGTTGCTCGATCCGATCGTGGACGACGATGCCGATTATTCGAAGGGAAACCGGCTGCTGTACCCCGAGTACCGGGGAGCGATGCCGACGTTTCGCTTCGTCGGAAACACTATCCTGACGTTCCTGACGAAGATCGCCAGCGGCTACTGGAAGACGATGGATCCCCAGAACGGATATACGGCGATATCTCATCAAGCGCTGGCCACCGTGGGCGTAGAGAACATGTACGAGTACTACGGCTACTGCAACGATCTGCTCGTCAAGCTGAACGTGAACGGAATGCGGGTAGCAGACGTGGCGATGCCGGCAGTCTACGGTGACGAAGAGTCGAGCATAACCTATACGAGGTACGTTCCGAACGTTTCCGCGATGTTGTTTCGAAACTTCCTCTGGCGATTGAAAGCAAAGTATCTCGTTCTGGACTTCCATCCGTTAGCGCTATTTTATCTGTTGGGTGCGGGAACGATCGGAGTCGGTGCGCTGGGATTCTCGTGGACCCTCTATGCAAAATACGCCCTGAACGACCCGTTGTTCGTGCGAACAGCATCCAGTTTGCTACTCGTTTCGATTGGCAGCATGTTCATCACGCTCGCGATGGTGTTCGACCTGAAAGAAAGCGAAGACGATGAGATGGCGGTGTTCGAATGA
- a CDS encoding DUF354 domain-containing protein, whose amino-acid sequence MKIVVTIQHPAHVHFFKNAVRQLSEHHQVTVFVREKDVATELLEGYGIPYETLAGPTNSFLELAYTQLIYESRLLRRAREIEPDVMAAIAEPGVAHVATVVGSTGLIFTDTEHATLQNKLAFPFCDAVYTPTCYRNEIGEKQIRYSGYHELAYLHPDRFEPNPDVLADIDAREDESLVVMRLVSWDAAHDVGNSGFDRTQEVVSRLERTGARVLLTSESPLPNSLEQHRIDISPCQIHDLMYYSELFVGESPTMATESAVLGTPAIYASSIELGYVTELSEQYGLIFEYNGADRQSKSIEKALEILRNTSAQTWERKRERLLSEKVDTTEYMIQEITKHE is encoded by the coding sequence ATGAAGATCGTAGTTACGATCCAACATCCCGCTCACGTTCATTTCTTTAAAAACGCAGTGAGACAGCTTTCGGAGCACCATCAGGTCACGGTCTTCGTGAGAGAAAAAGACGTTGCGACCGAACTACTCGAGGGGTACGGCATTCCGTACGAAACGTTAGCCGGACCAACGAACTCGTTTCTCGAGTTGGCGTATACGCAACTGATCTACGAGAGTCGGCTACTGCGAAGAGCGAGGGAGATCGAACCGGATGTAATGGCCGCGATAGCCGAACCTGGGGTCGCTCACGTCGCCACAGTGGTCGGGAGCACCGGATTGATCTTTACCGATACGGAACACGCGACGCTACAGAACAAACTGGCATTTCCGTTCTGTGATGCAGTGTATACGCCGACGTGTTACCGAAACGAGATCGGTGAAAAGCAGATCAGATATTCCGGGTACCATGAGCTTGCATACCTCCACCCGGATCGATTCGAACCGAATCCGGACGTTTTAGCGGATATTGACGCTCGAGAAGATGAGTCGCTCGTCGTCATGCGTCTCGTTTCGTGGGATGCAGCCCACGACGTTGGAAACAGCGGTTTCGATCGGACGCAGGAGGTCGTGTCACGACTGGAACGAACGGGAGCACGCGTGTTACTTACGTCGGAAAGTCCGCTCCCGAACTCGCTCGAGCAACACCGGATCGACATCTCGCCGTGTCAGATACACGACCTGATGTACTACTCGGAGCTGTTCGTCGGTGAAAGTCCGACGATGGCAACGGAAAGTGCGGTGCTCGGGACGCCCGCGATATACGCATCCTCGATCGAGCTCGGATACGTCACCGAACTCAGTGAACAGTACGGGCTGATATTCGAGTACAACGGAGCGGACAGGCAGTCAAAGAGCATTGAGAAAGCGCTCGAGATACTTCGGAATACGTCAGCACAGACCTGGGAGCGGAAAAGAGAGCGGTTGCTTTCGGAGAAGGTGGACACGACGGAGTACATGATTCAAGAGATCACAAAGCATGAGTAA
- a CDS encoding glycosyltransferase produces the protein MSNTVTDVPERNSTTAEQYASGKKLLVITHNYSNFTKGQIDAIADTFEEILVLVRYNRVTDLSGILEWDTLKKYGRDFKIADSAPENVEIVPLALTYAPIEQWYKRLGKHHYWATKAKLRGRIESFDIIHAHFSWTAGYVATRLGEEFGLSTVLTVHENEDRLREELQSGNEELYWTWRNVDAIIRVNEKDCETLSEFNESVYAIPNGYDRDRLPLKKAANAREEIGISEGAKIVFSLGGLIPRKRFKLLIRAISAVEHDEPIVCAIGGRGKERKKLERLARRYSDGSVEIRVLGFISDEELANWLNACDIFALASESEGNPTVMFEALGCGKPYVGTNVGGVSEIITSDEYGLLCQPNDENALVEVLQKGLSKTWQRETILEYGTRYTWNEIAEEVYDVYRYVEK, from the coding sequence ATGAGTAACACAGTAACTGACGTTCCGGAAAGGAACTCAACGACAGCGGAACAGTACGCCAGTGGCAAAAAACTCCTCGTTATCACCCACAACTACAGCAACTTTACCAAAGGACAGATAGACGCGATTGCAGATACCTTCGAGGAAATACTTGTTCTCGTCCGGTACAACAGAGTCACCGATCTCTCCGGGATACTCGAGTGGGACACGTTGAAAAAATACGGTCGGGATTTCAAGATAGCGGATTCCGCGCCGGAGAACGTCGAAATCGTACCATTGGCGCTTACGTATGCACCCATCGAACAGTGGTACAAACGGCTCGGAAAACATCACTACTGGGCAACGAAAGCCAAACTCAGGGGGCGAATAGAATCGTTCGATATCATCCACGCACACTTTAGCTGGACGGCAGGATACGTTGCGACGAGACTGGGAGAGGAGTTCGGACTATCCACCGTACTGACTGTTCACGAGAACGAAGATCGACTCAGAGAAGAACTCCAGTCGGGAAACGAAGAGCTCTACTGGACGTGGAGAAACGTCGATGCGATAATCAGAGTAAACGAAAAGGACTGTGAAACGCTCTCCGAGTTCAACGAGAGCGTGTATGCGATTCCAAACGGGTACGATCGGGATCGATTGCCGCTGAAAAAGGCCGCGAATGCTCGCGAAGAGATCGGTATCTCCGAAGGCGCAAAAATCGTCTTTTCGCTCGGGGGATTGATTCCGCGAAAGCGGTTCAAGTTATTGATTCGAGCGATCTCGGCCGTAGAACACGACGAGCCGATCGTCTGTGCGATTGGAGGGCGGGGGAAAGAGAGAAAGAAGCTGGAGCGTCTGGCGAGGCGATACAGCGACGGATCGGTCGAGATTCGTGTTCTCGGTTTCATATCGGACGAGGAGCTCGCGAACTGGCTGAACGCATGCGACATTTTCGCACTCGCTAGCGAGTCGGAGGGCAATCCGACGGTCATGTTCGAGGCATTAGGATGTGGAAAACCGTACGTCGGAACGAACGTCGGTGGCGTAAGCGAGATCATCACCAGTGATGAGTACGGGCTACTCTGTCAACCGAACGATGAAAACGCGCTCGTGGAGGTACTTCAAAAGGGGCTCTCGAAAACGTGGCAGCGAGAGACGATCTTAGAGTACGGAACACGGTACACCTGGAACGAGATAGCCGAAGAGGTATACGATGTATACCGGTACGTTGAAAAATGA
- a CDS encoding flippase, with protein sequence MTGTGTLVSRFKIELLGQLVAAVSGALLLVSLARFLEPEAYGLLFLSISIFTILMVATKLGIGRSAGRYLSEYKDTDPAQIQHIILTSLLLNLSTVVVVGLGLLLGYRLLAELLGEPELAPLLALGVLYVVFGTLTKYVRLVLQGFEAIESAAAIHAIDRGGRLLFAIGLVLLGYGSIGALGGYILSYVVATLVGLAWIYSRYYRPFRRDVPIESGLRRRIAEYTLPLTATSTANVIEKQVDTVLVGFFLTPVAVSYYVISKQIVEFVEKPATALGFTLSPTLGAEKADDNLDHARDIIEVALEKSLLLYIPAAAGLIVVAEPTVLHLFGEKYADAIPVLQILGIYTVFRVITNTVGHGLDFMGRARERAIVKGITAALNFVLNILLIPRIGVVGAAIATVSTYGLFTVANLYLVHTELGLRTGYLLKQFVLISSITLVMSAIVFFSLAYVSGLLTLLSVIAFGTFVWGTLSISVGLLSSREIRSLY encoded by the coding sequence ATGACCGGAACCGGAACGTTGGTTTCGCGGTTCAAAATCGAGCTCCTCGGTCAACTAGTGGCCGCCGTTTCCGGCGCCCTGCTGTTGGTCTCTCTCGCACGGTTCCTCGAGCCGGAAGCCTATGGTCTGTTGTTCCTTTCGATTTCGATATTCACGATACTGATGGTCGCTACGAAACTCGGAATCGGTCGGTCCGCGGGTCGCTATCTCTCCGAGTACAAAGACACTGATCCAGCGCAGATCCAACACATTATTCTGACGTCGCTTCTGTTGAACCTCTCTACCGTCGTCGTCGTCGGACTCGGACTCCTTCTGGGATACCGTCTTCTCGCCGAACTTCTCGGGGAGCCGGAGTTAGCTCCACTTCTCGCACTCGGTGTCTTGTACGTGGTGTTTGGTACGCTCACGAAGTACGTTCGGTTGGTGCTTCAGGGCTTCGAGGCCATCGAATCGGCCGCGGCTATTCATGCAATCGATCGCGGCGGACGGCTACTGTTTGCTATCGGGCTCGTCCTGCTAGGTTACGGTTCGATCGGTGCACTTGGCGGATACATCCTCAGCTACGTAGTTGCAACGCTAGTTGGACTCGCCTGGATTTACAGCCGCTACTATCGCCCTTTCCGACGGGATGTTCCGATTGAATCCGGGCTTCGACGACGGATCGCGGAGTATACTCTTCCGCTGACGGCGACCAGCACGGCAAACGTTATCGAAAAGCAGGTGGATACGGTGCTGGTTGGGTTTTTCCTCACACCGGTCGCAGTCAGCTACTACGTGATCAGCAAGCAGATCGTCGAGTTCGTAGAAAAGCCGGCGACTGCGCTCGGATTTACGCTGTCACCGACACTCGGTGCCGAAAAAGCGGACGACAATCTCGATCACGCTCGAGACATCATCGAAGTGGCGCTCGAAAAATCCCTGTTACTGTACATTCCCGCCGCGGCCGGGTTGATCGTAGTCGCTGAGCCGACTGTTCTCCACCTTTTCGGAGAAAAATACGCAGATGCGATTCCCGTCCTTCAAATACTGGGTATCTATACTGTCTTTCGAGTCATCACAAATACCGTCGGTCACGGCCTCGACTTCATGGGCCGCGCTCGCGAGCGGGCGATCGTCAAGGGGATTACCGCTGCTCTCAATTTCGTATTAAATATCCTGTTGATCCCGCGTATCGGCGTCGTCGGAGCCGCAATCGCAACGGTCTCGACGTACGGTCTGTTTACTGTTGCGAATCTGTATCTCGTCCATACGGAACTCGGTCTCCGAACCGGCTACCTTCTGAAACAGTTTGTACTTATTAGCAGTATAACGCTCGTTATGAGCGCTATCGTCTTTTTTTCTCTCGCGTACGTCTCCGGGTTGCTAACGCTTTTATCCGTCATCGCTTTCGGCACGTTCGTCTGGGGAACGTTGTCGATCTCAGTTGGTCTTCTCTCTTCCAGAGAGATCCGTTCGCTGTACTAG
- a CDS encoding NAD-dependent epimerase/dehydratase family protein gives MDLSDRTILLTGGAGLVGSELARELTAENDVLVVDDLSNGVRGCVPSSAEFVEGDISAAETLEGVVTSDIDVVIHCAAADKYVNSDEPRRQFESNVGMTHSLLEQVDDVGITDVVFTSSSTVYGEAPRPTPEDYAPLEPISAYGAAKLAEESILSVYAHTRDLSVWNFRFANVVAPRSGAGVIPDFVEKLERDPDTLTILGNGRQEKSYMHVEDCVDAIRHVTERAPHSAGPMQTYNLGTKTTTSVDRIADIVSEEMTLDPAYEYTGGDRGWAGDVPKMRLSVEKLSALGWQPEYSSDQAVRQVARELATAP, from the coding sequence ATGGACCTCTCTGATCGAACGATCCTCCTGACTGGTGGTGCAGGCCTCGTCGGTTCCGAGCTCGCTCGAGAACTCACCGCCGAAAACGACGTTCTCGTAGTCGATGACCTTTCGAACGGGGTTCGAGGATGCGTTCCGTCGTCTGCCGAATTCGTCGAAGGTGACATCTCCGCGGCCGAGACGCTCGAAGGTGTCGTTACATCCGATATCGACGTCGTCATACACTGTGCAGCCGCGGATAAGTACGTAAACAGCGACGAACCTCGTCGACAGTTCGAGTCGAACGTTGGAATGACGCACTCCCTTCTCGAGCAAGTGGACGACGTCGGTATTACTGACGTCGTCTTCACCTCTTCATCGACGGTGTACGGTGAGGCACCGCGACCGACGCCCGAGGATTACGCTCCGCTCGAGCCGATCAGCGCCTACGGTGCAGCGAAACTCGCGGAAGAATCGATACTCTCCGTGTACGCACACACTCGAGACCTCTCCGTCTGGAACTTCAGATTCGCGAACGTCGTTGCTCCTCGGTCCGGTGCTGGCGTTATTCCGGATTTCGTCGAAAAGCTCGAACGTGATCCGGACACCCTCACTATCCTTGGAAACGGTCGTCAGGAGAAGTCGTACATGCACGTCGAAGATTGCGTGGATGCGATTCGGCACGTGACCGAACGTGCACCCCACTCGGCGGGGCCAATGCAGACGTACAACCTCGGGACGAAGACGACGACGTCCGTCGATCGAATCGCCGATATCGTCAGCGAGGAGATGACGCTCGATCCCGCCTACGAGTATACGGGCGGAGACCGTGGCTGGGCCGGCGACGTCCCGAAGATGCGACTCTCGGTCGAGAAGCTTTCTGCGCTCGGCTGGCAGCCGGAATACAGCAGCGATCAAGCGGTTCGCCAGGTTGCGCGAGAGCTCGCCACTGCGCCCTAG